The Apium graveolens cultivar Ventura chromosome 11, ASM990537v1, whole genome shotgun sequence genome has a window encoding:
- the LOC141696685 gene encoding DUF724 domain-containing protein 6-like isoform X1: MGVTSPESASCRTKNARVEVTSEEEGFTGAWFLAKIIDPYPRKKPNHVYVQYETLLDEKSSKPLKEFVSSSLVRPIPPKEPEKVEGFKLNDVVDAFYKDGWWTGMITNVFEENSRFEVTFTNPPDLIVFRAEDLRVHRDWVRGKWIRPKKKQRSTGMLFSKGKQVEVSLAEVENTEVWFPAIVLEDTGNGSFLVEYQCLGKNGEHDSVKVKVDSLHIRPSPPQLKGKNYDVQEKVDAYLELGWWTGVITKKLPDNKYNIFFKETNKERLVNQSDIRPHMEWKEGNWFNTSQDVPASLVSPDSVGALKGIPENRTSDSLNTLDIRVEWEPPSLKAPTTSENEKVKLVNAVSEESSKKMQHANNSDLRLLPTDHVNLSSVNPLDEGIHLTSTSINGGARTNNLKQSMVDLPSENFSQGKRARGKRQKVDKLEYHTPQRLRSAGRQKSRITEAQALAADKTVGELEHCTPEKLGGKSQVLPIAQISNAETPGDKNDDAVKCTEENLVQKDCVTEVSITHNSEKAVIEGSQAENLPVEVLLDVSGDQQLVQDPPVEKIKEADQLERHIESTEKRKRGRPPKLHKSPIAGQQKAGKLAKRLKVTERNRSVTSGDMASAEVVLPVVVGLEATKVEGSMFNKEKTGGSKNIVNGLVDKKSKSSSKIEVCTAKKDKLRSKKGKQVLAGKQEKDSLKRGKALNIDAGSPNQDFEVPSAGKIAEVNGQDGLVKEAEASSVRLPFNMSDDEPLSMWLEPPKTADAISKLVASAGTSQGREVNQQCTTNCSQDIVIRSSQCNDHILPFVKSSPLWKSIESMQVFHLFPQNPHFRTLFSKKEGSREGLAIALMVDFVNVVEKICTLQPDGPKSIIEDTVETLHDLEDNGFDVNIVRDRVVQLLLIKNKREVLEAKAKEGSDQIEEEEENVKDLNNRILLLQEELALVLSTKGQKDSTVTHLKSTVDDANNNIRKLDLEFKALEAAPWQVG, translated from the exons ATGGGTGTTACATCTCCAGAAAGTGCCTCTTGTAGAACAAAAAACGCTCGTGTAGAAGTCACATctgaagaagaaggcttcactggTGCTTGGTTTCTTGCTAAAATCATTGACCCATATCCCAGAAAAAAGCCTAATCATGTTTATGTTCAGTATGAAACTCTTTTGGATGAGAAATCATCGAAGCCCCTGAAGGAATTTGTGAGTTCCAGTCTTGTTAGGCCCATTCCTCCGAAAGAACCCGAAAAGGTTGAAGGGTTTAAGCTTAATGATGTTGTGGATGCTTTTTATAAAGATGGGTGGTGGACTGGGATGATTACTAATGTGTTTGAGGAGAATTCGAGGTTTGAGGTGACGTTTACGAACCCGCCTGATTTGATTGTTTTTCGAGCTGAGGATTTACGGGTTCATCGCGATTGGGTCCGAGGGAAATGGATTCGGCCGAAGAAGAAACAG AGATCAACGGGGATGCTTTTTAGCAAAGGGAAACAGGTAGAAGTTTCTCTTGCGGAAGTTGAGAATACTGAAGTTTGGTTCCCAGCAATCGTACTGGAAGACACAGGAAACGGCTCTTTCTTGGTAGAGTATCAGTGCCTTGGGAAAAATGGTGAACATGACTCTGTGAAGGTGAAAGTTGATTCTTTACATATTCGGCCTTCTCCTCCTCAGTTGAAGGGCAAAAATTATGATGTGCAAGAGAAGGTGGATGCCTACCTTGAGTTGGGTTGGTGGACTGGAGTAATAACCAAAAAACTTCCTGATAATAAGTATAATATTTTCTTCAAGGAAACGAACAAAGAGAGGTTAGTGAATCAGTCAGACATAAGACCACACATGGAGTGGAAAGAGGGGAATTGGTTTAATACATCCCAG GATGTACCTGCCTCACTAGTCTCACCAGATAGTGTGGGTGCACTAAAGGGAATTCCTGAAAATAGAACTTCTGATTCCTTAAATACTCTGGACATAAGAGTGGAGTGGGAACCTCCTAGTTTAAAAGCACCTACAACATCCGAAAACGAAAAAGTGAAGCTGGTGAATGCTGTTTCTGAAGAGAGCAGCAAAAAGATGCAACATGCAAATAATTCCGACCTTCGACTTCTCCCAACAGATCATGTGAATCTATCTTCAGTGAACCCTTTAGATGAAGGCATACATTTAACTTCTACATCAATCAATGGCGGTGCTAGAACCAATAACTTAAAACAGTCCATGGTTGATTTGCCATCAGAGAACTTCTCGCAAGGAAAGAGAGCT AGAGGTAAACGACAAAAAGTTGATAAACTTGAGTACCATACTCCACAACGCTTGAGAAGTGCGGGGAGACAAAAATCGCGGATAACCGAGGCACAAGCTTTGGCAGCAG ATAAAACAGTTGGTGAACTAGAACATTGTACACCAGAAAAATTAGGAGGGAAGAGCCAAGTGCTGCCAATAGCTCAAATAAGCAATGCAGAAACACCAGGAG ATAAAAATGATGATGCTGTTAAATGTACTGAAGAAAACCTTGTTCAGAAAGACTGTGTTACAGAAGTTTCAATCACTCATAATTCAGAAAAAGCAGTAATAGAAGGCAGCCAAGCTGAAAACCTACCCGTTGAAGTCTTGCTAGATGTTTCTGGAGATCAGCAGCTAGTCCAGGATCCACCAGTTGAGAAAATCAAG GAGGCTGATCAACTAGAACGACATATAGAGAGCACCGAGAAAAGGAAAAGGGGAAGACCACCCAAGTTGCATAAAAGCCCTATAGCTGGACAGCAAAAGGCAGGCAAATTGGCTAAACGCCTTAAAGTTACAGAGCGAAATCGAAGTGTTACTTCTGGAGATATGGCTTCCGCAGAAGTCGTGTTGCCAGTAGTTGTCGGACTGGAAGCAACAAAGGTGGAGGGTTCTATGTTCAATAAGGAAAAGACTGGAGGTTCTAAAAATATCGTTAATGGTTTAGTAGATAAGAAAAGCAAATCAAGCAGTAAGATTGAAGTTTGTACTGCAAAAAAGGATAAACTTCGAAGCAAAAAAGGAAAGCAAGTTTTAGCAGGAAAACAAGAAAAGGATTCTTTAAAAAGAGGAAAAGCCTTAAACATAGATGCTGGATCTCCAAATCAAG ATTTTGAAGTCCCAAGTGCTGGAAAAATTGCAGAGGTTAATGGACAGGATGGTTTGGTGAAAGAAGCAGAAGCGTCCTCGGTTCGGTTACCCTTTAATATGTCCGATGACGAACCTCTCTCAATGTGGTTGGAACCTCCAAAGACTGCTGATGCCATAAGTAAGCTAGTTGCTTCTGCAGGCACCTCACAAGGGAGGGAAGTCAATCAGCAATGTACTACAAACTGTAGTCAAGATATTGTTATCCGATCCTCCCAATGTAATGATCATATTTTACCATTTGTGAAAAGCAGCCCACTCTGGAAGAGTATCGAGTCTATGCAGGTATTTCACCTGTTCCCACAGAATCCACACTTTCGAACATTGTTCTCAAAAAAAGAGGGATCCCGTGAAGGATTGGCAATAGCTTTAATGGTTGACTTTGTCAATGTTGTTGAGAAGATCTGCACCTTGCAACCTGATGGCCCGAAAAGCATTATAGAGGATACTGTGGAAACTCTTCATGATTTGGAAGATAatgggtttgatgtcaatatagTACGGGATCGTGTAGTGCAGTTGCTATTAATCAAGAACAAGCGGGAAGTACTTGAGGCTAAGGCAAAGGAAGGTTCAGATCAGatagaggaagaggaagaaaaTGTTAAAGATCTGAATAATCGCATACTTTTACTGCAAGAAGAGCTTGCCTTAGTTTTGTCAACGAAAGGGCAGAAAGATTCAACTGTTACTCATCTGAAATCAACAGTTGATGATGCTAATAATAACATCAGGAAACTTGACCTGGAGTTTAAAGCCTTAGAAGCTGCCCCTTGGCAAGTGGGATGA
- the LOC141695789 gene encoding uncharacterized protein LOC141695789, which produces MKVLYGSQDLWEIVENGYEESANQANLSPQQLNTLKENRKKDKKALYFIYQAVDEVIFERISTASTSKEAWDILNKAYKGEEKVKMVRLQALRGEFDLLKMKESETVEELYNRTILIVNQLRVNGEDISDKRVLEKILRSMTRKYEHVVVATEESKDLNTFSLEELLGSLQSHELRIKQFDSSPSEQVFQVQDTSRGGFRGRGGR; this is translated from the coding sequence ATGAAGGTGTTATATGGATCTCAAGATCTTTGGGAGATAGTTGAAAATGGTTATGAAGAATCGGCAAATCAAGCCAATCTCTCACCGCAACAATTGAACACTTTAAAGGAGAACCGAAAGAAGGACAAGAAGGCCCTCTACTTTATTTATCAAGCTGTGGATGAAGTAATTTTTGAGAGAATTTCGACGGCATCAACATCAAAGGAGGCATGGGACATCCTCAACAAGGCCTACAAAGGTGAAGAAAAAGTAAAAATGGTGAGACTTCAAGCTCTAAGAGGTGAGTTTGATTTACTAAAAATGAAAGAAAGTGAAACGGTGGAGGAATTATATAATCGAACAATTTTAATTGTTAATCAACTTCGTGTTAATGGAGAAGATATTTCGGATAAAAGAGTCTTGGAAAAAATTCTTCGCAGTATGACTAGAAAATATGAGCATGTTGTTGTGGCCACAGAAGAATCAAAAGATTTAAATACTTTCTCTCTTGAAGAATTGTTGGGCTCACTACAATCTCACGAGCTCCGCATCAAGCAATTTGACTCCTCTCCTTCCGAGCAAGTTTTTCAAGTTCAAGATACTAGTCGTGGTGGTTTTAGAGGAAGAGGTGGAAGATGA
- the LOC141696685 gene encoding DUF724 domain-containing protein 6-like isoform X2 produces the protein MGVTSPESASCRTKNARVEVTSEEEGFTGAWFLAKIIDPYPRKKPNHVYVQYETLLDEKSSKPLKEFVSSSLVRPIPPKEPEKVEGFKLNDVVDAFYKDGWWTGMITNVFEENSRFEVTFTNPPDLIVFRAEDLRVHRDWVRGKWIRPKKKQRSTGMLFSKGKQVEVSLAEVENTEVWFPAIVLEDTGNGSFLVEYQCLGKNGEHDSVKVKVDSLHIRPSPPQLKGKNYDVQEKVDAYLELGWWTGVITKKLPDNKYNIFFKETNKERLVNQSDIRPHMEWKEGNWFNTSQDVPASLVSPDSVGALKGIPENRTSDSLNTLDIRVEWEPPSLKAPTTSENEKVKLVNAVSEESSKKMQHANNSDLRLLPTDHVNLSSVNPLDEGIHLTSTSINGGARTNNLKQSMVDLPSENFSQGKRARGKRQKVDKLEYHTPQRLRSAGRQKSRITEAQALAADKTVGELEHCTPEKLGGKSQVLPIAQISNAETPGDKNDDAVKCTEENLVQKDCVTEVSITHNSEKAVIEGSQAENLPVEVLLDVSGDQQLVQDPPVEKIKADQLERHIESTEKRKRGRPPKLHKSPIAGQQKAGKLAKRLKVTERNRSVTSGDMASAEVVLPVVVGLEATKVEGSMFNKEKTGGSKNIVNGLVDKKSKSSSKIEVCTAKKDKLRSKKGKQVLAGKQEKDSLKRGKALNIDAGSPNQDFEVPSAGKIAEVNGQDGLVKEAEASSVRLPFNMSDDEPLSMWLEPPKTADAISKLVASAGTSQGREVNQQCTTNCSQDIVIRSSQCNDHILPFVKSSPLWKSIESMQVFHLFPQNPHFRTLFSKKEGSREGLAIALMVDFVNVVEKICTLQPDGPKSIIEDTVETLHDLEDNGFDVNIVRDRVVQLLLIKNKREVLEAKAKEGSDQIEEEEENVKDLNNRILLLQEELALVLSTKGQKDSTVTHLKSTVDDANNNIRKLDLEFKALEAAPWQVG, from the exons ATGGGTGTTACATCTCCAGAAAGTGCCTCTTGTAGAACAAAAAACGCTCGTGTAGAAGTCACATctgaagaagaaggcttcactggTGCTTGGTTTCTTGCTAAAATCATTGACCCATATCCCAGAAAAAAGCCTAATCATGTTTATGTTCAGTATGAAACTCTTTTGGATGAGAAATCATCGAAGCCCCTGAAGGAATTTGTGAGTTCCAGTCTTGTTAGGCCCATTCCTCCGAAAGAACCCGAAAAGGTTGAAGGGTTTAAGCTTAATGATGTTGTGGATGCTTTTTATAAAGATGGGTGGTGGACTGGGATGATTACTAATGTGTTTGAGGAGAATTCGAGGTTTGAGGTGACGTTTACGAACCCGCCTGATTTGATTGTTTTTCGAGCTGAGGATTTACGGGTTCATCGCGATTGGGTCCGAGGGAAATGGATTCGGCCGAAGAAGAAACAG AGATCAACGGGGATGCTTTTTAGCAAAGGGAAACAGGTAGAAGTTTCTCTTGCGGAAGTTGAGAATACTGAAGTTTGGTTCCCAGCAATCGTACTGGAAGACACAGGAAACGGCTCTTTCTTGGTAGAGTATCAGTGCCTTGGGAAAAATGGTGAACATGACTCTGTGAAGGTGAAAGTTGATTCTTTACATATTCGGCCTTCTCCTCCTCAGTTGAAGGGCAAAAATTATGATGTGCAAGAGAAGGTGGATGCCTACCTTGAGTTGGGTTGGTGGACTGGAGTAATAACCAAAAAACTTCCTGATAATAAGTATAATATTTTCTTCAAGGAAACGAACAAAGAGAGGTTAGTGAATCAGTCAGACATAAGACCACACATGGAGTGGAAAGAGGGGAATTGGTTTAATACATCCCAG GATGTACCTGCCTCACTAGTCTCACCAGATAGTGTGGGTGCACTAAAGGGAATTCCTGAAAATAGAACTTCTGATTCCTTAAATACTCTGGACATAAGAGTGGAGTGGGAACCTCCTAGTTTAAAAGCACCTACAACATCCGAAAACGAAAAAGTGAAGCTGGTGAATGCTGTTTCTGAAGAGAGCAGCAAAAAGATGCAACATGCAAATAATTCCGACCTTCGACTTCTCCCAACAGATCATGTGAATCTATCTTCAGTGAACCCTTTAGATGAAGGCATACATTTAACTTCTACATCAATCAATGGCGGTGCTAGAACCAATAACTTAAAACAGTCCATGGTTGATTTGCCATCAGAGAACTTCTCGCAAGGAAAGAGAGCT AGAGGTAAACGACAAAAAGTTGATAAACTTGAGTACCATACTCCACAACGCTTGAGAAGTGCGGGGAGACAAAAATCGCGGATAACCGAGGCACAAGCTTTGGCAGCAG ATAAAACAGTTGGTGAACTAGAACATTGTACACCAGAAAAATTAGGAGGGAAGAGCCAAGTGCTGCCAATAGCTCAAATAAGCAATGCAGAAACACCAGGAG ATAAAAATGATGATGCTGTTAAATGTACTGAAGAAAACCTTGTTCAGAAAGACTGTGTTACAGAAGTTTCAATCACTCATAATTCAGAAAAAGCAGTAATAGAAGGCAGCCAAGCTGAAAACCTACCCGTTGAAGTCTTGCTAGATGTTTCTGGAGATCAGCAGCTAGTCCAGGATCCACCAGTTGAGAAAATCAAG GCTGATCAACTAGAACGACATATAGAGAGCACCGAGAAAAGGAAAAGGGGAAGACCACCCAAGTTGCATAAAAGCCCTATAGCTGGACAGCAAAAGGCAGGCAAATTGGCTAAACGCCTTAAAGTTACAGAGCGAAATCGAAGTGTTACTTCTGGAGATATGGCTTCCGCAGAAGTCGTGTTGCCAGTAGTTGTCGGACTGGAAGCAACAAAGGTGGAGGGTTCTATGTTCAATAAGGAAAAGACTGGAGGTTCTAAAAATATCGTTAATGGTTTAGTAGATAAGAAAAGCAAATCAAGCAGTAAGATTGAAGTTTGTACTGCAAAAAAGGATAAACTTCGAAGCAAAAAAGGAAAGCAAGTTTTAGCAGGAAAACAAGAAAAGGATTCTTTAAAAAGAGGAAAAGCCTTAAACATAGATGCTGGATCTCCAAATCAAG ATTTTGAAGTCCCAAGTGCTGGAAAAATTGCAGAGGTTAATGGACAGGATGGTTTGGTGAAAGAAGCAGAAGCGTCCTCGGTTCGGTTACCCTTTAATATGTCCGATGACGAACCTCTCTCAATGTGGTTGGAACCTCCAAAGACTGCTGATGCCATAAGTAAGCTAGTTGCTTCTGCAGGCACCTCACAAGGGAGGGAAGTCAATCAGCAATGTACTACAAACTGTAGTCAAGATATTGTTATCCGATCCTCCCAATGTAATGATCATATTTTACCATTTGTGAAAAGCAGCCCACTCTGGAAGAGTATCGAGTCTATGCAGGTATTTCACCTGTTCCCACAGAATCCACACTTTCGAACATTGTTCTCAAAAAAAGAGGGATCCCGTGAAGGATTGGCAATAGCTTTAATGGTTGACTTTGTCAATGTTGTTGAGAAGATCTGCACCTTGCAACCTGATGGCCCGAAAAGCATTATAGAGGATACTGTGGAAACTCTTCATGATTTGGAAGATAatgggtttgatgtcaatatagTACGGGATCGTGTAGTGCAGTTGCTATTAATCAAGAACAAGCGGGAAGTACTTGAGGCTAAGGCAAAGGAAGGTTCAGATCAGatagaggaagaggaagaaaaTGTTAAAGATCTGAATAATCGCATACTTTTACTGCAAGAAGAGCTTGCCTTAGTTTTGTCAACGAAAGGGCAGAAAGATTCAACTGTTACTCATCTGAAATCAACAGTTGATGATGCTAATAATAACATCAGGAAACTTGACCTGGAGTTTAAAGCCTTAGAAGCTGCCCCTTGGCAAGTGGGATGA